The Pseudomonadota bacterium genome window below encodes:
- a CDS encoding error-prone DNA polymerase, whose translation MSQPPSLRNAAPPSSPAAYAELHCISSFSFLRGASQPEELVRQAIALGYRALAITDECSVAGVVRAHTTAKESGLPIIVGSEFRTTAREDGEPPLHLVLLATCRLAYGRLCRLITRARRRAEKGSYVLYREDLSDAAEALDGCLALWLVPPILDASTEATGHWLRERFARRLWIAVELHAGGDDRQRLASLDALGDRLQIPLTAAGDVHMHVRSRRALQDTMTAIRIGTPVAEAGDALFPNGERHLRPIQSLQRFYPDHLLRESVAIAERCHFSLDELRYEYPAELVPPGETPTSHLRKLTLAGMRERWPEGASDDVLTQVKRELELIAELRYEPFFLTVHDVVRYARSQRILCQGRGSAANSAVCYCLGITSVDPSRSNMLFERFISKERNEPPDIDVDFEHERRELVIQYLYRKYGRGRAALAATVITYRARSAVRDVGKALGLDPLQVDRLARTVDRWQGTVDDSNIREAGFDPESAMIRRLLVLVGQLLGFPRHLSQHVGGFVISQGPLAELVPVENAAMDERTVIQWDKDDLEDLGLLKVDVLGLGMLTAIRRAFEMVNGWRGSALGLHNVPAEDPKVYDMICQADTVGVFQIESRAQMSMLPRLKPRRFYDLVIEVAIVRPGPIQGDMVHPYLRRRDGLEPVSYPSDAVRYVLSRTLGVPIFQEQVMELAVVAAGFTPGEADQLRRAMAAWKRRGGLEPFQAKLMNGMRERGYEEAFAEQVFKQIMGFGEYGFPESHAASFSLLVYVSAWLKRYEPAAFAAALLNSQPMGFYAPSQLVQDAVRHGVEVRPVDVHVSEWDCGLEVRGRDTVGSERATTTTAARATPPRPQRRASDGEQAGDVPVILPTGADGPALRLGLRMVKGLAEVSAQAIVKARRQQAFRDVQDLARRAALDQKALQALAAAGALSGLSGNRHLARWAVAGVTEPTPLDVPAAGEGAPMLRVPRVGEDVVADYASMGLSLRSHPVALIREQLEERGVRRGDALWDLHNHTLVRVVGLVVSRQRPATASGVTFVTLEDDSGSINIVVWPSIAQRQRRELLGSRLLCVIGAVQREGKVLHVVARRLEDFSHLLSGLTARSRDFR comes from the coding sequence GTGTCCCAGCCGCCGTCGCTGCGCAATGCTGCTCCCCCATCGTCGCCGGCGGCCTACGCCGAACTCCACTGCATCAGCAGCTTCAGCTTTCTGCGTGGGGCGTCGCAGCCCGAAGAACTCGTCCGCCAGGCGATTGCCCTCGGCTACCGTGCCCTGGCCATCACCGACGAGTGCTCCGTGGCGGGCGTCGTGCGTGCGCACACTACGGCGAAGGAGAGCGGTCTGCCGATCATCGTCGGCAGTGAGTTTCGGACCACGGCCAGGGAAGACGGCGAGCCGCCGCTGCACCTGGTGCTCCTGGCTACGTGCCGCCTTGCCTACGGCCGACTCTGTCGCCTGATCACGAGGGCGCGCCGGCGTGCGGAGAAGGGCAGCTACGTCCTGTACCGCGAAGATCTCAGCGATGCGGCTGAGGCTCTCGATGGGTGTCTCGCGCTCTGGTTGGTGCCGCCCATCCTCGATGCGTCCACCGAGGCGACGGGGCACTGGTTGCGCGAGCGCTTTGCGCGGCGCTTGTGGATCGCCGTTGAGCTCCACGCCGGCGGTGACGATCGCCAGCGCCTGGCCTCCCTCGACGCCTTGGGCGACAGGCTCCAGATTCCCCTCACCGCCGCGGGCGACGTGCACATGCACGTGCGCAGCCGTCGCGCCCTGCAGGACACGATGACCGCCATCCGTATCGGCACGCCCGTGGCCGAGGCGGGTGACGCCCTGTTCCCCAACGGCGAGCGCCACCTGCGGCCCATCCAGTCCCTGCAGCGCTTCTATCCCGATCACCTGCTGCGCGAGAGCGTCGCGATCGCCGAGCGTTGCCACTTCTCCCTCGATGAGCTGCGCTACGAGTACCCCGCTGAGCTGGTACCGCCGGGCGAGACCCCTACCAGTCATCTGCGCAAGCTGACCCTGGCGGGGATGCGCGAGCGTTGGCCCGAGGGTGCATCGGACGATGTGCTGACCCAGGTGAAGCGGGAGCTGGAACTCATCGCCGAGCTGCGCTACGAGCCCTTCTTTCTCACGGTACACGATGTGGTGCGCTACGCCCGCAGCCAACGCATCCTCTGCCAGGGGCGTGGTTCAGCAGCTAACTCTGCTGTTTGCTACTGCCTCGGCATCACCTCGGTCGATCCCTCGCGCTCGAACATGCTCTTCGAGCGATTCATCTCCAAGGAGCGCAACGAGCCGCCGGACATCGACGTCGACTTCGAGCACGAGCGACGTGAGCTGGTGATCCAATACCTCTACCGCAAGTACGGTCGAGGTCGCGCGGCCCTGGCGGCCACGGTGATCACCTACCGGGCGCGAAGCGCTGTGCGTGATGTCGGCAAGGCGTTGGGACTCGATCCCCTGCAGGTAGATCGCCTGGCGCGTACGGTCGATCGCTGGCAGGGCACCGTGGACGATTCCAACATCCGCGAGGCGGGCTTCGATCCCGAGTCCGCCATGATTCGTCGCCTGCTGGTGCTGGTCGGCCAGCTGCTCGGTTTCCCCCGCCACCTCTCTCAGCACGTGGGCGGTTTCGTCATCTCCCAGGGGCCCCTGGCGGAGCTGGTGCCGGTCGAGAACGCGGCCATGGACGAGCGCACGGTCATCCAGTGGGACAAGGATGATCTCGAAGATCTGGGGTTGCTCAAGGTGGACGTGCTCGGCCTCGGCATGCTCACGGCCATTCGCCGCGCCTTCGAGATGGTGAACGGCTGGCGCGGGAGCGCGCTCGGCCTGCACAACGTGCCGGCGGAGGACCCCAAGGTATACGACATGATCTGCCAGGCGGACACGGTGGGCGTGTTCCAGATCGAATCGCGGGCGCAGATGAGTATGCTGCCGCGCTTGAAGCCGCGGCGCTTCTACGACCTGGTCATCGAGGTGGCGATCGTGCGCCCCGGGCCTATCCAGGGCGACATGGTGCATCCCTACCTGCGTCGCCGCGACGGCTTGGAGCCCGTGAGCTATCCGAGCGACGCGGTTCGTTATGTGCTATCGCGTACGTTAGGTGTGCCGATCTTTCAGGAGCAGGTGATGGAGCTGGCCGTGGTGGCGGCGGGGTTCACGCCTGGCGAGGCGGACCAGCTGCGCCGGGCGATGGCGGCGTGGAAGCGCCGCGGTGGCCTGGAGCCGTTTCAGGCCAAGCTCATGAACGGCATGCGCGAGCGTGGCTACGAGGAGGCCTTCGCCGAGCAGGTATTCAAGCAGATCATGGGATTTGGCGAGTACGGCTTCCCTGAGTCCCACGCGGCCAGCTTTTCCCTGCTGGTTTACGTCTCCGCCTGGCTCAAACGCTACGAGCCGGCCGCCTTTGCGGCGGCCCTGCTGAACAGCCAACCGATGGGCTTTTACGCGCCATCGCAGCTGGTGCAGGACGCGGTGCGCCACGGCGTGGAGGTGCGACCGGTGGACGTGCACGTGAGCGAGTGGGATTGCGGGCTGGAGGTGCGGGGGCGGGACACCGTTGGGTCGGAGCGGGCGACGACCACGACTGCTGCGCGCGCCACCCCGCCGAGGCCGCAGCGACGTGCCAGCGACGGCGAGCAGGCGGGCGACGTGCCGGTGATCCTGCCAACCGGGGCGGATGGACCGGCGTTGCGTCTGGGCTTGCGGATGGTGAAGGGGCTGGCGGAGGTGTCGGCCCAGGCCATCGTGAAGGCGCGTCGTCAGCAGGCCTTTCGCGATGTGCAGGATCTGGCGCGGCGGGCAGCGTTGGATCAGAAGGCCTTGCAAGCGTTGGCGGCGGCGGGGGCCTTGAGCGGACTCAGCGGTAACCGACACCTCGCGCGGTGGGCAGTGGCAGGTGTGACGGAGCCGACGCCCTTGGATGTGCCGGCGGCCGGTGAGGGCGCACCGATGCTGCGCGTACCGCGGGTGGGCGAGGACGTGGTGGCCGACTACGCGAGCATGGGCCTGTCCTTGCGGTCGCATCCCGTGGCGTTGATCCGCGAGCAGTTGGAGGAGCGGGGGGTGCGCCGTGGCGATGCCCTATGGGATTTGCATAACCATACCTTGGTGCGCGTGGTGGGTTTGGTGGTGTCTCGGCAACGGCCAGCCACGGCGAGTGGGGTGACCTTCGTGACCCTCGAGGACGACAGCGGAAGCATCAACATCGTGGTGTGGCCATCGATCGCACAGCGCCAGCGGCGCGAGTTGCTGGGGTCGCGCTTGCTGTGTGTCATCGGGGCGGTGCAGCGGGAGGGAAAGGTGCTGCACGTGGTGGCGCGACGGTTGGAGGACTTCAGTCACCTACTGAGCGGGTTGACCGCTCGGTCGCGGGACTTCCGCTGA
- a CDS encoding AI-2E family transporter codes for MQTPARDHRNAFIVVLVVLALVAFLGIIRPFMLTLATAAVLSVLLHPLYERVLKWVGGREALASALVLLISAVGIGLPLLALFSLVAVEAVRVGQVALPWVEEQVRNPDEVLASLPAWFTIPEQLQPYTSRAIEQLAQWVGTAGRFLVQYVSKATQGTVGFIFKQFIMVYAMFFFLMWGPSMFDELLRNLPLTAKDRDHIIHKGLSVTRATLKGILIIGLVQGFLVGIGFEVAGLEGAAFWGALVVPISAMPLVGPPIIWGPAGIYLIAQGELVAGVGLLLWGGLVVGTIDNILRPRLVGSDTKMSDLMILISTLGGLGAFGPVGIILGPVLAGVLVTVLDIYRSTPQFHGEMTLPAAPGQEVRKGAEQRED; via the coding sequence ATGCAGACCCCCGCGCGCGACCATCGCAACGCCTTTATCGTGGTGCTGGTGGTGCTGGCCCTGGTGGCTTTCCTAGGCATCATTCGGCCCTTCATGTTGACGCTGGCGACGGCCGCCGTGTTGAGTGTCTTGCTCCACCCGCTCTACGAGCGCGTGCTCAAGTGGGTGGGCGGTCGTGAGGCCCTCGCCTCGGCCCTCGTGTTGTTGATATCTGCCGTTGGCATCGGCTTGCCCTTGTTGGCCCTGTTCTCCCTCGTGGCCGTGGAGGCCGTGCGCGTGGGTCAGGTCGCCTTGCCCTGGGTGGAGGAGCAGGTGCGCAACCCGGATGAGGTGCTGGCCAGCTTGCCGGCGTGGTTCACCATCCCTGAGCAGCTCCAGCCCTACACCAGTCGCGCCATCGAGCAACTCGCCCAATGGGTGGGCACCGCCGGGCGCTTCCTGGTCCAGTACGTCAGCAAGGCGACGCAGGGCACGGTCGGGTTCATCTTCAAGCAGTTCATCATGGTCTACGCCATGTTCTTCTTCTTGATGTGGGGGCCGTCGATGTTCGACGAGTTGCTGCGCAATCTCCCCCTCACGGCTAAGGACCGTGATCACATCATCCACAAGGGCCTTTCGGTCACCCGCGCCACCCTGAAAGGGATTTTGATCATCGGTCTGGTGCAGGGTTTCCTGGTGGGGATCGGCTTCGAGGTGGCGGGTCTGGAGGGCGCTGCCTTCTGGGGGGCCCTGGTGGTGCCGATTTCGGCGATGCCGCTGGTAGGGCCGCCGATCATCTGGGGGCCGGCGGGGATCTATCTCATCGCCCAGGGCGAGCTGGTGGCTGGCGTCGGTCTGCTCCTGTGGGGCGGTCTTGTGGTCGGCACCATCGACAACATCCTGCGCCCGCGGCTCGTGGGCAGCGATACGAAGATGTCGGACCTGATGATTTTGATCAGCACCCTGGGCGGCCTGGGCGCCTTCGGGCCGGTGGGGATCATCCTCGGGCCGGTGCTGGCGGGGGTCTTGGTCACGGTGCTGGACATCTACCGCAGCACCCCCCAGTTCCACGGCGAGATGACCTTGCCCGCAGCCCCCGGGCAGGAAGTGCGCAAGGGCGCTGAGCAACGTGAGGACTGA
- the lexA gene encoding transcriptional repressor LexA — MDELTPRQAEILALIERVIEETGIPPTRAEIAEELGFRPNAAEDHLRALQRKGVIELVPGASRGIQLKAKQITNQMGLPLVGRVAAGAPILAEEHIEGRYRIDPDLFHPQPHYLLQVCGMSMRDAGILDGDLVAVHRTPEVRSSQIVVARLDDEVTVKRYRQKGKVVWLLPENPEFEPITVDLAEQELVIEGVVVGIIRTH, encoded by the coding sequence ATGGACGAACTCACTCCCCGCCAGGCCGAGATCCTGGCGCTCATCGAACGGGTGATCGAGGAGACGGGTATTCCCCCCACGCGGGCAGAGATCGCCGAGGAGTTGGGCTTCCGCCCCAACGCCGCGGAGGACCACCTGCGAGCCTTGCAGCGCAAGGGGGTGATCGAGTTGGTGCCTGGTGCATCACGCGGCATCCAGCTCAAGGCTAAGCAAATTACTAATCAGATGGGATTGCCTCTGGTCGGCAGGGTCGCGGCCGGTGCGCCGATCCTCGCGGAGGAGCACATCGAGGGGCGTTACCGCATCGATCCCGATCTGTTCCACCCCCAACCCCATTACCTGTTGCAGGTCTGCGGCATGAGCATGCGCGATGCCGGCATCCTCGATGGGGATCTCGTGGCCGTCCACCGCACGCCGGAGGTGCGCAGCAGCCAGATTGTGGTGGCGCGCTTGGATGATGAGGTCACCGTGAAGCGCTATCGGCAGAAGGGCAAGGTGGTGTGGCTGTTGCCGGAGAATCCAGAATTCGAGCCGATCACCGTCGACCTTGCTGAACAAGAGCTGGTGATCGAAGGCGTGGTGGTCGGCATCATCCGGACCCACTGA
- a CDS encoding nucleoside recognition domain-containing protein translates to MRTEAPESSTLRFLLPSLLGALIFLVPLPWQGGVTLGIAILTSGVRQLLADGALPLLVAVISVSAAATVLASVVRWRWLTKRPFLQSLFVVSPLWVILRLLGVLFAIAYVGQVGPQVLQGESVGGAVFRDIGVNMLMVYVVACLLLPLLTDYGLMEFIGTLCGPFFNRVLRLPGQAAIDATASVVGASAIGLLITIGQYERGRYTAREACVIATCFSIVSIPFSLLVATVAGIEGLFLPWYATVLATCLLIAVVLPRLPPLAGKSSRYYGEAAPLTTGDEAGSLWQLAWRRARERAAQAPGLWGLLASGVRNLAFFAFVVIGASLALAALAALLVFHTEVFVVLGKPFVWLLQGLGLPAAEQAAPALFSGFLDQFMPALAAGAIESERTSFVLAGLSVCQLVFLSEVGVIMLRSSLPLGLWDLLLIFLLRTAIALPALVLGAYLFVS, encoded by the coding sequence GTGAGGACTGAGGCGCCGGAGTCGTCGACCCTACGTTTCCTGCTGCCTTCACTTCTCGGCGCCCTCATCTTCCTCGTGCCCCTGCCCTGGCAGGGCGGGGTGACGCTCGGCATCGCCATTCTCACCTCGGGGGTGCGCCAGCTGTTGGCCGATGGGGCCTTGCCGTTGCTGGTGGCGGTGATCAGCGTGTCGGCGGCGGCCACCGTGCTCGCGAGCGTGGTGCGCTGGCGCTGGTTGACTAAACGGCCTTTCCTGCAATCGCTCTTCGTGGTGTCACCGCTCTGGGTGATCCTGCGCCTGTTGGGGGTGCTCTTCGCCATCGCCTACGTGGGGCAAGTCGGCCCGCAGGTGCTGCAGGGAGAGTCCGTCGGCGGTGCGGTGTTCCGCGATATAGGCGTGAACATGCTCATGGTCTACGTGGTGGCGTGTCTGTTGCTGCCCCTGCTCACCGACTATGGCCTGATGGAATTCATAGGCACGCTCTGTGGCCCCTTCTTCAATCGCGTGCTGCGCTTGCCCGGGCAGGCGGCGATCGACGCGACGGCCTCCGTGGTAGGCGCGTCCGCGATCGGCTTACTGATTACGATCGGCCAGTACGAGCGTGGGCGCTACACCGCGCGAGAGGCCTGTGTGATCGCCACGTGCTTCTCCATCGTGTCCATTCCCTTCAGCTTGCTGGTGGCGACCGTGGCCGGTATCGAAGGGCTGTTCCTGCCCTGGTACGCCACCGTGCTGGCGACCTGTTTGCTGATCGCCGTCGTGCTGCCGCGCCTGCCACCGCTCGCCGGGAAGTCGTCTCGCTACTACGGTGAAGCCGCTCCCCTTACCACCGGCGATGAAGCGGGGAGCCTGTGGCAGCTCGCCTGGCGGCGGGCCCGCGAGCGCGCGGCCCAGGCGCCGGGCTTGTGGGGCCTGTTGGCAAGTGGTGTGCGCAACCTGGCGTTCTTTGCCTTCGTCGTGATCGGTGCGTCCCTGGCCCTCGCCGCTTTGGCGGCGTTGCTCGTGTTCCACACGGAGGTGTTCGTGGTGCTCGGCAAGCCCTTCGTCTGGCTTTTGCAGGGGCTTGGGTTGCCTGCCGCGGAGCAGGCCGCACCCGCCTTGTTCAGCGGCTTCCTCGATCAGTTCATGCCGGCGCTGGCGGCCGGTGCCATCGAGAGCGAGCGGACGAGTTTCGTGCTGGCGGGGCTTTCCGTGTGCCAACTCGTGTTCCTGTCGGAGGTCGGGGTGATCATGCTGCGCTCCAGCTTGCCGCTGGGGTTGTGGGATCTGCTTCTGATATTTCTCTTGCGTACCGCGATCGCCTTGCCCGCCCTGGTGTTGGGCGCGTACCTGTTCGTGTCCTAG
- a CDS encoding EAL domain-containing protein: MQETDPAANQLDDDGPHARQRAQPRPTSAPALDDLAALHVPPMRADDTCVVMWESEPTRAFHTWVNPHAEQLLGFPRDRWQTEPDFWAERLHPQDRDRTHRAFHQALEAHGHCRQTYRLLHADGSVRWVEEHVKTVDYPASEDGLTPQRLRGTMIDVTDYHREIDALERSRAYYRSLFEDAPAIYFVLDEQGIVRRINQYGADQLAYTPSQLVGQHFVQLQSGADVIDITRLILESDEHSSAWHNTTLRCADKSLMPVRLRTMRAEALEMLEDAPLPAPTLLVSCEPLPQAAASTPNDIDSATDALTGLAKRAQFERHLQHLLYRHYEQPGEHVLALIDIDQFGLANYRFGQSAGDALLREVAEILQDHMRRGDLIGRTGSDEFAVILERCSMRQAKVLCEGAIDAIAQHDFEWADHNVRLTASAGLVKIDANLQSVSELMSAADAARREASTQSLSGIRLIDPAATPAVHRNSDVALAAELQNALEDRRLELFYQPIRRLYDNTGHLTATPEGPPTHYELLLRVRRNQLLMSPQQILLAAERHHLIGEVDRWVLTEATRWLDRRPEHVVANEMCCINVSAKSICDRQFVDFARSRLRALGERASSICFEITETAIIGNLDDAVTSMERLRSTGCEFSLDDFGSGSASFPYLRKLPVSYLKIDGSFVREAGASDEDARFLELINQIGHHAGKQTVAEFVENEHTLSRVRDIGLDFAQGYEIGRPRPLEHFGIAVTASPPVVAAQGATITPFPSVRSL, from the coding sequence ATGCAGGAAACCGACCCGGCTGCGAACCAGCTCGACGACGACGGTCCGCACGCACGCCAACGCGCCCAGCCTCGCCCCACGTCGGCGCCTGCACTGGATGATCTCGCGGCCCTGCACGTTCCGCCGATGCGCGCCGATGACACCTGCGTCGTCATGTGGGAGTCGGAGCCGACCCGGGCCTTCCACACCTGGGTCAATCCCCACGCCGAGCAACTCCTCGGATTCCCGCGCGACCGCTGGCAGACCGAACCGGACTTCTGGGCCGAGCGCCTGCATCCGCAAGATCGCGACCGCACCCACCGCGCGTTCCACCAGGCCCTCGAGGCCCACGGCCATTGCCGGCAGACCTACCGCCTGCTGCACGCCGACGGCTCCGTACGTTGGGTCGAAGAACACGTGAAGACCGTCGATTACCCCGCGAGCGAGGACGGCCTCACCCCCCAGCGCCTGCGCGGCACGATGATCGATGTGACCGACTACCATCGAGAGATCGATGCGCTGGAGCGCAGCCGCGCCTACTACCGGTCACTGTTCGAGGACGCGCCGGCGATCTATTTCGTGCTCGACGAACAGGGCATCGTGCGGCGGATCAACCAGTACGGCGCCGACCAGCTCGCCTACACCCCCTCACAGCTCGTCGGTCAGCACTTCGTGCAGCTGCAGTCCGGTGCGGACGTCATCGACATCACCCGCCTGATCCTGGAGAGCGACGAGCACTCAAGCGCGTGGCACAACACCACCCTGCGCTGTGCCGACAAGTCGCTGATGCCCGTGCGCCTGCGTACCATGCGCGCTGAAGCGCTGGAGATGCTGGAGGACGCTCCGCTCCCGGCGCCCACCCTGCTGGTCAGCTGCGAGCCCCTGCCGCAGGCGGCGGCCAGCACACCGAACGATATCGATAGCGCTACGGACGCCCTCACGGGCCTTGCCAAACGCGCCCAGTTCGAGCGCCATCTGCAACACCTGCTCTACCGCCACTACGAGCAGCCCGGCGAGCACGTGCTGGCGCTGATCGATATCGACCAGTTCGGCCTCGCCAACTACCGCTTCGGACAGAGTGCGGGCGATGCGTTGCTGCGCGAGGTGGCGGAGATTCTCCAAGACCACATGCGCCGCGGCGACCTCATCGGGCGCACCGGCAGCGACGAGTTCGCGGTGATCCTGGAGCGCTGCTCCATGCGCCAAGCCAAGGTGCTGTGCGAAGGCGCCATCGATGCGATCGCGCAACACGATTTCGAATGGGCCGACCACAACGTGCGCCTCACCGCGAGCGCCGGTCTGGTCAAGATCGACGCCAATCTGCAAAGCGTCTCGGAGCTGATGAGTGCTGCCGACGCGGCACGCCGGGAAGCCTCGACGCAAAGCTTGAGCGGCATCCGCCTCATCGACCCGGCCGCCACGCCCGCCGTGCATCGCAATAGTGATGTCGCCCTGGCCGCCGAGCTGCAGAACGCCTTGGAGGACCGCCGCCTCGAGCTGTTCTACCAGCCGATTCGCCGCCTCTATGACAACACAGGACACCTCACCGCAACCCCGGAGGGGCCGCCCACGCACTACGAGCTGCTGCTGCGCGTAAGACGCAACCAGCTGCTCATGAGCCCGCAGCAGATACTGCTCGCTGCCGAGCGCCATCACCTGATCGGCGAAGTGGATCGTTGGGTGCTGACCGAAGCGACCCGTTGGCTCGACCGACGCCCCGAACACGTGGTGGCTAACGAGATGTGCTGCATTAACGTGTCGGCCAAGTCCATCTGCGATCGGCAGTTCGTCGACTTCGCGCGTAGCCGCCTGCGCGCCCTCGGCGAGCGCGCCAGCTCCATCTGCTTCGAGATCACCGAGACCGCCATCATCGGCAACCTCGACGATGCGGTCACTAGCATGGAGCGTCTGCGCTCGACCGGATGCGAGTTCTCCCTGGACGACTTCGGCAGCGGCTCGGCCTCCTTCCCGTACCTGCGCAAGCTGCCCGTGAGTTACCTTAAGATCGATGGCAGCTTCGTGCGTGAGGCGGGGGCGAGCGACGAGGACGCGCGATTCCTGGAACTCATCAATCAGATAGGCCATCACGCCGGCAAACAGACCGTGGCCGAGTTCGTGGAGAACGAGCACACCCTCTCGCGGGTGCGCGATATCGGCCTCGACTTCGCCCAAGGCTATGAGATAGGTCGCCCAAGGCCCCTGGAGCACTTCGGGATCGCCGTAACCGCCTCGCCCCCCGTCGTCGCCGCCCAAGGCGCCACGATTACTCCCTTCCCCAGCGTCAGATCCCTCTGA
- a CDS encoding DNA polymerase Y family protein — protein MSGEEPIAPGRQPSATPSPTPPPAAVVSPGAPDRESRAALPERLWLCVRFPHLALECAGRAQGDGDTPLVVVDGVGAQGVVVDLNGAAQRAGIHCGMGLNAAYALSPWLLTRAFDARRVEVTLERLAAWATRFTSVLSISAPDALLLEVRGSFRLFGGYRRLSARIRQGLQEELGYSAVLSLAPTPQAAVWLGRDRREHAVFYEDKLTSALGTLDLQCLRWPEKTVERLQGMGVRRLADCLRLPRGGFARRFGKARLQALDRALGRVPDPVTPWRAPLAFSTRFELPAPMEATALLEIALERLLGELEGFLIARQAAVRRLRVDLLLENRNVQALTLGLSTPVTDRHYLMDLLRERLDQQRVEAPVLELELHALEVCTQQTGNGDLFDRAPRVEEDAQRLLERLRTRLGERRVHGLAQVADHRPEAAWHSVEPGTRATAPLARQRPLWILRESEPLTVDRRTQGPRRHGVLTLTQGPERIESGWWDGADVRRDYFVARDAQGEQLWVYRDCRSGEWFLQGIFA, from the coding sequence ATGTCTGGCGAGGAGCCGATTGCGCCGGGGCGGCAACCCTCGGCCACACCGTCCCCGACGCCGCCGCCGGCGGCGGTGGTGTCGCCGGGCGCTCCCGACAGGGAGTCGCGTGCGGCCTTACCCGAGCGGCTGTGGTTATGCGTGCGTTTCCCGCACCTGGCCCTGGAGTGTGCCGGCCGCGCGCAGGGGGATGGGGACACGCCCTTGGTGGTGGTGGATGGCGTGGGCGCGCAAGGTGTGGTGGTCGATCTCAACGGGGCGGCGCAACGTGCGGGCATCCATTGCGGCATGGGGCTGAACGCGGCTTACGCCCTGTCCCCCTGGTTGCTGACTCGGGCCTTCGATGCTCGACGGGTGGAGGTGACGCTGGAGCGCCTCGCCGCCTGGGCCACACGGTTCACCTCCGTGTTGAGCATCTCGGCACCGGATGCCCTGCTGCTGGAGGTGCGGGGCAGCTTCCGCCTGTTCGGTGGCTACCGACGCTTGTCCGCACGTATTCGCCAGGGATTGCAGGAAGAGTTGGGGTATTCAGCCGTCCTCTCGCTAGCGCCGACACCTCAGGCCGCCGTGTGGCTCGGGCGCGATCGCCGTGAGCATGCGGTCTTCTACGAGGATAAATTGACCAGCGCGTTGGGCACCCTCGATCTTCAGTGTCTGCGCTGGCCAGAGAAGACTGTGGAGCGATTGCAGGGCATGGGCGTGCGCCGCCTGGCCGACTGCCTGCGCTTGCCCCGCGGGGGGTTCGCTCGACGCTTCGGCAAGGCGCGCCTACAAGCGCTCGACCGCGCCCTGGGCCGGGTGCCTGACCCGGTGACGCCCTGGCGGGCCCCTCTGGCCTTCTCGACTCGCTTCGAACTGCCGGCGCCGATGGAGGCCACCGCACTGCTCGAGATCGCTCTGGAACGCCTGTTGGGCGAGCTCGAGGGTTTCCTCATCGCGCGCCAGGCAGCCGTGCGCCGCTTACGTGTGGATCTACTGCTGGAGAACCGTAACGTCCAGGCGCTCACCCTCGGCTTGAGCACCCCCGTGACCGATCGCCATTACCTGATGGATCTATTGCGCGAACGCTTGGATCAGCAGCGCGTGGAGGCCCCGGTGCTGGAGCTGGAGCTGCACGCGCTGGAGGTCTGTACGCAGCAGACGGGGAATGGGGATCTGTTCGACCGTGCACCGCGGGTGGAAGAGGATGCGCAGCGTCTGCTCGAACGCCTGCGCACGCGCCTTGGGGAACGGCGTGTGCACGGCCTCGCGCAGGTGGCGGACCACCGCCCCGAGGCTGCGTGGCACAGCGTGGAGCCGGGTACGCGGGCGACGGCACCCCTGGCCCGTCAACGCCCCCTTTGGATTCTGCGCGAGTCGGAGCCGCTGACGGTCGATCGGCGGACGCAAGGGCCGCGGCGCCACGGCGTGCTGACCCTGACCCAGGGGCCGGAGCGCATCGAGAGCGGTTGGTGGGACGGGGCGGATGTCCGCCGCGACTACTTCGTGGCGAGAGATGCGCAGGGCGAGCAGCTCTGGGTATATCGCGATTGCCGTAGCGGTGAGTGGTTCCTACAGGGGATCTTCGCTTGA
- the imuA gene encoding translesion DNA synthesis-associated protein ImuA, with amino-acid sequence MPADGLSPPPNADALTCGDEVANLLADTRIWRGRQTQAPHRLSTLPTGWCALDERLPGGGWPVGALTEVLVSRTGLGELTLLLPALAQLTDAKRENAWIAWVAPPHVPYAPALAAAGISLERVLVVEVEATAQGDKQALWAAEQTLRSGLCAAVLGWFSRVDDRGLRRLQLAAQEGRAWGVAFRDQRHRSTPSPAALRLAVDPTPFSCAGIDVDIVKCRGTRPGRVRCPYPT; translated from the coding sequence ATGCCTGCCGATGGCCTCTCACCGCCGCCGAATGCTGATGCGCTGACCTGTGGCGACGAGGTGGCCAACTTACTGGCTGACACCCGCATCTGGCGCGGTCGCCAGACCCAGGCGCCCCACCGCCTGTCCACCTTGCCCACCGGCTGGTGCGCATTGGATGAGAGGTTGCCCGGCGGTGGCTGGCCCGTCGGGGCCCTAACGGAAGTGTTGGTCAGCAGGACTGGCCTCGGCGAGCTGACCCTGTTGCTGCCGGCGCTGGCGCAGCTCACCGACGCGAAGCGTGAGAACGCGTGGATCGCGTGGGTCGCGCCGCCGCATGTGCCCTATGCCCCAGCGTTGGCCGCTGCGGGGATCAGTCTGGAGCGTGTGCTCGTGGTGGAGGTCGAGGCCACGGCCCAAGGCGATAAGCAGGCCCTGTGGGCAGCGGAGCAGACCTTGCGCTCTGGCTTGTGTGCCGCCGTGCTCGGATGGTTTTCACGGGTGGACGATCGCGGCCTGCGCCGGCTGCAACTCGCCGCGCAGGAGGGGCGTGCCTGGGGCGTCGCCTTTCGCGATCAGCGCCATCGCTCGACACCGTCGCCGGCCGCCCTGCGCCTGGCAGTTGACCCGACACCGTTCTCCTGCGCAGGGATCGACGTAGACATCGTGAAGTGTCGGGGGACGCGGCCAGGGCGCGTTCGCTGTCCCTATCCCACCTGA